CTGACGGGCTACAAGGAAAGGAGTTCCTTATCAATGCCTATACCAAAAACCAGCGCGGAGAAATGTTTTTTGGTGGAACGGGGGGCTTGAATGTATTTCATCCCGACAGCCTAAAAGGAAGTAACGAAGTGCCACAGGTATACATTACGGGTTTAAAATTATTTAATAAACCTGTTGAAATAGGCGAAGATTCGCCCCTGAAACAGAGTATTTCGGTTACTAAAGAAATTACCTTTAAGGCTCGTGAAAATGTATTTTCGATTGATTATGTAGCCCTAGATTTTCAGCAACTCAAAAATAACCAATACGCTTACATCCTCGAAGGCTTTGATAAAGACTGGAACAACGTAGGAAAACAACGTACCGCAAGTTATACCAACTTGAACCCAGGAGAATATACTTTTAAGGTAAAAGCTACCAACAACGATGGTGTGTGGAACGAAAACCCTGCAACCATCAAAATCATTGTTTTGCCTCCGTGGTATCGTTCGTGGTGGGCTTTTTTGATTTATGGGTTGATGATTTTGGCGGGTTTGGTTGCCCTGCGAAGAATGATAGAAATAAGGGAACGATTCAAATCTGATTTGCGATTGAAGGAACGTGAAAAGGAACAAATTCGAGAATTGGACCGATTGAAAACCAATTTCTTTACCAATATCTCGCATGAGTTTAGAACACCACTTACTCTTATTATTTCGCCATTAGAACGCTTTTTTGCCGAAAATCCAGACTTGCCAGAAAAACAAAAAGGACAGTTCAAACTTATTCATCGCAATGCCAAACAGTTGCTAAAACTGATTAATCAGCTCCTTGATTTGTCAAAGCTCGAAGCAGGCAAGTTTACACCCGAAATTTCGCAAAATGATATTGTAGAGTTTTTAGAGAAAATAACCTTCTCTTTCAAAAGCTTGGCCGAACAAAAACAAATTGATTTGAAATTCAATGCACCTCTTCATCAATTAATGGCCTATTACGATGCCGATATTGTTGAAAAAGTAGTTACTAATTTGTTGTCAAATGCTTTTAAATATACGCCAGAGAAGGGCAAAATAGAGGTAGAACTTCTACCAGAATTGGGTGAAGATAAAACCGTTGAGCGTATCAAAATTATAGTCAAAGACTCTGGAAAGGGTATTTTGCCTATGCATATCAACAATATTTTTAATCGTTTTTACCAAATTCATGAAAATAGCCAGCCGCAGGTTGTAGGTACAGGTGTTGGACTTGCCCTTTGCAAAGAGCTAACAACCTTGCACCGTGGCGAAATCAGTGTAGCCAGCGTATATGGCGAAGGCTGTACCTTTACGGTGATGTTGCCTGTAGCAAGTCGGGCTTTTGAACGAAACTGGATTAAAGAAACCCAAAAAGAAATAGGAATAGAAAGCCCAACATTGATTACCAAAACGTTGCAAAAAACTAAAGTTAATCCTGATTCGGAAAAACCAATAGTGCTGATTGCTGAGGATAATGAGGAGCTTCGAGAATATATCAAAGAAATTTTTGTGGAAAATTTCCAAGTAATAGAAGCCGAAAATGGCAAATTGGCTTGGGAAAAAGCCCAAGAATTTATCCCAGATTTAATTATTTCTGACTGGATGATGCCCCAAATGACGGGTGTAGAGTTTTGTGGTATGGTAAAAGAAAACGAAAAAACTAGCCATATTCCTGTGATTATTCTGACCTCGAAAAGTAATAACGAAAGTAAAATTACAGGTTGGGAAATCGGGGCAGACGACTATATTACCAAGCCCTTCAATGCTAATTTGTTGGAAGTAAGGGTGAAAAATTTACTAGAGATTCGTCGTAAACTCCGTGAAAGGTTTAGTCAAGAAGTAGAGATACAACCTAAAGAAATTACCCTTAATTCGGCAGATGAACATTTCTTGGAAAAAGCTATTCGGATTGTAGAAGAAAATATTGATAATTCGGCATTTGATATTCAGCAATTGGAGCTTGAACTAAAAATGAGTAATATGCAATTGTACCGAAAATTGAAGAGCTTGACCAACCTTTCTGGCAATGAGTTTATTCGTAATATCAGGCTCAAAAGGGCTGTTCAGTTACTCGAAACTGATACCTATACCGTTGCTGAAATTGCTTATAAAGTAGGTTTCAACGACCCTTCGTATTTTACAAGAATTTTCAAGAAAGAATATGGTAAATCACCTTCGGAAATGCGAGATAAAGTAAAAGAAGCTTAGTCGCAGAGTAAATAGGTATTTCTAAAATATAATTTGAGAAAGAGTAACAGGAAGGAGTACAGCGTTGTTTGTGCTGATTTTTAATAGTAAAAATTATTCTATAGGTGAGTAACTCACCTATAGAATAATACAATACTTAGTTTTCGGGAGTGGCCTTTCTTGATTGTAGCCAGCCTTTGCTTAGGAGTTGGTTTGCCTTCCAAGCTTTTTGCTCAAGCTTCATTTTGTTGGTAGTTTCTTCCGATACAGGACTTATCGTACTCAAGTCAGGACAGCCAGCATCTACCCAGCTAGTGTACCAAAAATCAGCTACACAACGTGACGACGCTAATAAACGCTCGTTGACAGTATTACCCAAACGAAGCGAATAAGCTTTGGCAAATTCTGGCGAATAGTTCTTACGCATTTGTCCAAATCTTTCAGAACGCTTAAACTTTTTGTCTTCACTAAAGCCTACCGAAGCATTAATTTCTTCTTCAAAAACCTGTTTTAACATTATATTCGACTGACGCAAAACTTTCCAAATCTCCTCTTGGGGATTTTTCAGGTATTTAGCTTTATGTTTTTGATAAAGGTTGTAGTCGTTGAGGTGTAATTCTGGAATAGTACTTTCCCAAAGCGAATGCAACCCTCTTTGATTACTTAATTGGCCATCATAATTGATACTGGTATGCAAAGGTACGTGTGCATCCGAAATATAGTGGCCCAAATCGGCGGCATAAAATAGAATACTATCTTTTTGTTTATTTCTAAAAGCATTTGTGAGTTTTTCTTTCAGTAATAATACCTCCCAAGGTACAGTACCATATTTGCGTAAGGTATCTTCCGAGTATTTTTTTACGGCATCTTCCCATTTTTGAGGCATAGTATTAATAGCATCTTCACCAAAAAGGGGGGCATCTATATCAATAAAATGTTTGGTTTCTTCCTTGGGATCATCTTTACGTCGTACATCGGGGCGTACAGAGTTATAGACAATGTAGTCTACATTGGTAGCAAAAAAACCTTGTAGTTTTTTCGGAAGCGAATAAATCGAAATCTGATGAATGGTTCTGTGAGCTAAAAATCCCCACGAACATAGGAACAAGGCCATAATGCCAAATCCTACTAATAAAGGCAGTTTTTTCATTAAATAAAAGTCTGAATCCGAAGATGCAGAATAATTGAAGGGTTTATAAAGATTGTTTGAGCTAAATTATAGTGCTAAGTTTAATTCAAAATACAAAACATTATCGAGTGGATTGAAAGTATAGGGGGGAGTTTCTTGAAACCCTAGCGATTTATATAAGCCAATGGCTTCATGGAGTGTTGTGAGGGTATCTAGTTTCATGGTTTGATAGCCATTTTGCTTGGCAAAACTGATAGCTTCTTGAGCAAGTTTTCGTCCTAACGAGTGCCCTCTGAACGCATTTTTGACATAGAGCCTTTTCATTTCACAAACGCCTTCGGCAATTGGCTTTAGAGCAATACATCCAGCTACCTCTTGGCCATGATATGCCAAAATGATACAGCCTTGGGGTGGAGCATATATCTTTGAAAGTGTTTCTAGTTCTTGCTCAAAACGCTGAAAACATAAATCTACATTCAAGTTTTGGGCATATTCCAAGAAAATATCTTTTACTTCTTGTAGTTCTTCAGGAGAATACTGAATATAACGTAATTGCATAAATCGAATAATGTATTTAATTTTTTGATGAAGGATAGTCTACTGATTAAATCATAGCTTATTTTTGAATATGAAATTACAAGAAATTTTAAGAAAACTCATATCCGATAATGCAATTCATGCTAGGTTCTTGAATACGTTGTCGCTGATGGAAAATACAGGAGCTAGAAAAATTTCTGCTTCAGAGCACAAAACCAAGGTTTCATATATTGTGCTAAAACATGCTGCTGAAGAAGCACGCCATGCTTTTTATTTGAAAAAGCAAATTCAGAAAGTTGGTAAAATAGAGCATTTCGCTACCTACGAGAACGACTATTTGCTGGCACCTTTTGCTAGTTATTCGTACCTCAACCTTTTAGATATACAAGTATGTAAGTACTTGAAAAAGACCTTAAACCTATCGGGTGCTGACCTCAGGTTTGCGGCTTACTTATTGGTAACGTATTCGATTGAAGTACGTGCCGATGAATTGTACCCAGCGTATCAAGAGGTATTGGATGAGGCAAAATCAAAAGTAAATATGCGTTCAATCATTGTTGAGGAAGAAGGGCATTTGGCCGAGATGATAACGCAACTTCAGGCATTTTCAGCAGATTGGCAAATTCACGCTCAGAAAGCCTGTGAATTTGAACAACAATTGTTTGACAACTGGGTGGACGCTATTGGTAAGGAATTAGCCAATTAATAGAGTAGTCTAGGCGTTACTGGGTTGGTATTCAGTGTTTTACTGGATGATGTCAAATGAATTTAATCATAGACATCATCCAATAAAATCTTTTCTAGCAATTGGCCTGATTTAGTTGTTAGAAATATAGAGAAGAAAGCTCATTAGGCGTTCATAAGTAATAAAATCATCTTCAGGAGCACCCGAAATAACCATATATTTGCGGTGTTTTTCGGCTATTTCCAAGAACTTATCACTATTGATAAGTTTGGCCGCAATCATTCCCTTAAAACAACGATGTGTTTGATTATACACATACTTGCAGGTTTTGTTGGGCAAATCATTAAAAATATGGTGAATCGCATTTAGGTTATTGTTTTCGGTCAAAAACACAAAACCTTGTGTATTCAAGAATTCCTTGATTTCTTCACAAATATCATCTAAATCATGTTCTTCAATAATTTTATACCTAAAATATTTGGCATTATTAAACTTCCCAATCGATATTACTAAAGTATTGGCATCGGGCCAGTAGTCGCGGGTGTTGCCCAAAAACTGCTGAGCAATTTGTTCTATTTGTTCGTGGCGACAGCCAAAATTTACTTCAAGCCACGTTTCGCCCTCATAAGTAGTAGCCGTAAAAATAACATTTAGAAAACCAGATGGTGTAAATTTGCGGAATTGCTTTTTATCAGCCATCAAAATAAAGTCGTGCCCGTAAAAAAAATCATGAAGCTTTTCATATAAAGTGATTTCAAATGGCTTGGTTGACATTAGATTAGCAAGTTAGGGTGATTATGAGACCATTTTTTGAAAAAGCACTTCAATAAGTCGTTTTTTTTCAAGTGTAAATGTATAAAAATCTATAACTAAAACGAGATTTACAGAAAGTTTGTTTTATGATAAATTCCAAAATAAATACTAATCAGTCCTAACGGAGAGTATATAACAAGCATGCAAAAAATACTTATTTTATCAGATACACATAGTTTTTTAGATAAGCGTCTTGAGCCTCATTTGGATTGGTGCGACCAAATTTGGCATGGAGGCGACTGGGGTAGTGTTGCGGTTTCGGACACACTTGTAGCCTTAAAACCTGTTCAAGGAGTTTATGGTAATATTGATGATGCTACACTTCGCCAAATTTATCCTAAAATCAATCATTTTACCTGCGAGGAAGTACACATAGGAATGACACATATTGCAGGGGCACCGTCGAAATACAAGCCCGATGCCTTGGAGTGTTTTACCGAGCGTATTCCAGATATATTTGTTTGTGGGCATTCACATATTTTACAAGTAAAAAGAGACCTAAAAAAAGGCAATATGCTGTTTATTAACCCAGGAGCAGCAGGACAACACGGCTTTCATGAAGTACAAACAGCCATTCGGCTAAAAATAGAAGGAAAAAGAATCTTTGATTTAGCTGTAATCGAAATGCCTCGTTCCTCAAAGCATTAGTAGGGTTGACAAGAATAATACAATTGTACTAAATTTGTAGCCGATTTAAGGAAGCCCATTGGTTTTTCTATTCGATGATTTAACACAAAAATTTGTATAACCAAAATGATAACGACATTGGCAGGAGCAGAAACGTTGAATAAAGTAGTTATGCTGGGCGACAAAGTGCTGATTCGTCCGCAAGAAGGAAATAATACCACTCGTTCGGGTTTATTTTTACCACCAACCGTACAAGAAAAAGAGGAAATCCAGAAAGGATACATTATAAAGGTAGGGCCGGGTTTTCCAATACCTGCTGTACAAGAAGACGAGCCTTGGAAAGATGCCGAAAATGTAAGATATATTCCTCTACAAGTAAAAGAAGGCGACCAAGCTTTATTTTTGAAAAGAAATAGCTTGGAGGTTGAAATCGACCATGAAAAATACCTGATAGTATCTCAATCAGCAATTGTGATGATTGTAAGAGAAGATTGGTAAGAATAAATAAATTATTTTAATAAATAATTGAGCCGTAAGTATTTGATAGTTAACTTTTTATAGATGTCAGGTAGAAATTCTCTATTTTTGTTTATAAAATATGGTGTTTTTGGCACAGCATTTGTAAATATTTTAAATGAAGTATTTATCCATATTTTATCTTCCAGCAAGATATTTAATCAAAATGACTTTGGATATTAATGTATTGTAAAGAAATAATAGAGAAAAACTTACTTTTAAGGTTTTTGGCACTACATTTGATACTGTTTTAAATATAAAAATTAAGGTTCGACTCAAAATAAAAAAATAATAGTACAGAAATATAACAGTAAGTATGCCAACTTATTGATTAAAGATTAGCCATTCTTTTTGCCGCCACGAAAGGAGTATGGATTTTGAAAACAAAGTTGCTATCGTAGTTTTATGCTTTGATAGGCTTTAATGTATCAAAATTTATCGCTCAAAATGATAGTTATGGTGTCCTTAGCGATGTCATTGCCATAACTTACCTCATTGCTGTCTGTACATTTTCCATTTATTCGGAAGAAATATCAACATATTTGAAATCTATTTTCAAATAAAAAAATACCGATTTGTACTAATGCTACTTGATAGAATCTATAGGTAGGTTCTAAACAAGAAAAGTAAGTACAGTTGTGCGTCGGCCAGGGTGTTTTGTATACCCAGCCTGTGTAAAAATCTTTACGGTAAGGTTGTTATCTTTTTATTAGCGGCTAACTATTGGCGGATAGTTGTCAACTAAATAAATCGTGTTACCTCCGTATTGGAAAGGGGTTGAATTGGGGATTATTCTGGAGTATTGGCGGATTTCTCTGGTTTTATATAACCCCATTCTTCCTTTATTTCCTTAAAAAATGTCAAATTGCTATTGTTGATTCACTATTGTAGGATAGTTTATTCTTCAGTTTTATTTAAGTTATTATCGTCCTTACTTTATTAGTTATTATCAAGTATGTAATACCTCAACGTATTCGCTATGCTTGTAAAACTAATTACCTAACCCTTAAGATTATAGCCCCGAATTGCGAAAGCTTTTCGGGGTTTTTATTTATTTGGTCTTAACTTTGCTCAGAAATCAACTTATCTCTATGTATATCTCCAACAAAACCGTCATACTGATTATTGGTACTATATTGCTTATTTGCAGTGATATTATGGCCATAATTACTCCCAAAGATTCTATTCCTTCAACACGCGAGTTAGCTCCTGTAACAATCTATTCTTCACGAGTACCCACAAAAGACAACCAACTTCCTGTAGCAGTATCGGTAATAGGCAAAGACCGCCTGCAAGTAGGACAAACCAAAATGTCGCTGTTTGAGTCGTTGACAGCAGTACCGGGGGTGTTTGCAATGAATTCCGAGAACTTTGCCCAAGACCTGCGTATTTCTATCCGAGGGTTTGGGGCAAGAGCGGCATTTGGTATTCGAGGACTCAAAATCGTAATGGATGGTATTCCTGAATCTACACCCGATGGTACAGCCAAGTTAGGTAATATGGACGTAGGTATGGTAGAAAGAGTAGAAGTTATAAAGGGAGCTACAGCAGGAATTTATGGAAACGCTTCGGGAGGGGTAATAAGCCTTATTTCGGAATATATTCCTGAAAAACCATTTGCCGAATTTAGTACAACATTGGGTGCTTGGGGCTTGGCAAGGTATCAGGTAAAAACTGGTGGTACTACAGGAAAGTTTTCTTATTTGGCCAATGCTTCTCGTTTGCAAAGTACAGGATACCGAGATAAAAGTACCCTAGAACGTAACCTTATCAACCTAAAGTTGGGCTATCAGTTTACCGAAAATGCCAAACTAACTTTTCTGGCAGGCTATGTTGATAGCCCCAAAGCAGAAGACCCTGGTGGACTTACCCTAGAGGAAGTTGGTAATAACCGAAGGCAAGCTCGCAAAGCCAATATTGATTACAATACCACCGAAACTTTCAAGCAGGTTCGCCTTGCTATGGTTTATGACCAAAATATTGGCAAAAATCAACAATTAAATATCAGAAGTTTTTATGTAAACCGTGATTTTAATACCAACCAAGGTTTTGAGAATAGTGGACAAATTGCCTTCAAACGAGAATTTTGGGGAGGAGGTGTCGCTTATCAATGGACATTGCGACGATACCGCCTAAAAACAGGAGTAGACCTAGAAAATCAAAGCGATAACCGTCAACGATATGATAATAAATTAGGATTAAGGGGAACTTTGCGGTTGGATCAGCTTGAGGACTTTCGGAATGTAGGACTATATATTTTACAAGAATTTACCCCAACCAAACATATTCGGGTAGCTTTTAATACACGTTACGATTGGGTAAATTTGGAAGTAAAAGACGCATTTTTATCGGATGGGAATCAGTCGGCAACAAAGAATTTCAAGCGTTTTAGTCCAATGCTAGGTATTTCTTATAATTTCAATAACCGAAATACGATTTATAGTAATTTTACTAGCAATTTTGAAACCCCATCGCTCAACGAACTAACCAATAACCCTACAGGACAAGGAGGCTTTAATCCTGATTTGGCCCCTCAAAAGTCTCAGAACTATGAATTAGGCTATAAAGCATGGCTGGGTACAAAAATTAGGGTAGACCTCGCTGTATTCAAAGTAAAAGTACAAGACGAAATTGTACCGTATCAGTTGCCCAATCAGGTAGGACGCACTTTTTATAGAAATGCAGGGTTGTCGACTCGCAATGGCCTTGAACTGGGCATTACCTATAAAATGTTGCCAGCTTTAACGGGGTATTTTAATTATACCTACTCTGACTTTAAATACCAAAGCTATCAGACATTGGCAGGTAAATACGACGGAAATGCCCTTCCTGGAATACCAAACCATAATGTATATTCCGAGATCCGATATTTTCCGAAAACGGGCTTTTTTGCAATAGCTCAGTTTCGTAGTATTAGCTCAATATCGGCCAACGATGCCAATACAGTAAAAGTTGATGGTTATGCACTAGTAAATTTACGTTTGGGTTGGCAAAAACAACTCAAAGGCATTTTGATAGAGCCATTTATAGGAGTAAATAATATCAACAACGCCGTATATTTTGCCAATATCCAAATCAACGCCACAGCAAACAGATATTATGAACCCGCTTCAGGCAGATTTTTCTTTGGAGGACTCAAGGTACGAATCTAAATAAAATGTATGCCGTTTAAAAACAGAGGGTTAGAAAAAAAGTGTACGAATACCCAAAAAGGAACTAAAAATCTTTGGAAAATGCTTATATTTGCAAGCTGATTCTCAAAAAGAAGAAAGATTTTCTTTGAAAATTAGTCAAATTAGGGGGGCGACCGGTATTGACAGCTTGAGCACTCTAATTGTAAGCACGTCGGGAGTAGGGTAGATCTCCTGTTAAAAATCAATCCGAACCATAACTGGCAATACACAGTATGCCATGGCAGCTTAATTCCTAATTTAGGGTAAGTCATGGGTTGCTATCAACTAGGTTGATGCTTCCCGCCACATCCCACTTGGCCAAACTCTGCCGTCAAGGTCTGGGGTGTCGAAATGCAGAGTCGGTTTTTGCTGATGTCTCTGAGCAAAATCTAGTATACCGAGACTACGGGTTATTTTAGGTCAGGCTTGAACCTTGTTAACCTCGACAATTAATCAAGACTAAACGTGTAGAAAGCTATTGGTTTCCTTGTCTGGACGAGAGTTCGAATCTCTCCGTCTCCACTCTAAAAAACCGCTTAATTCTAAGAATTAAGCGGTTTTTTGCGTTTAAATTATGAAAAGATTTTTTTGAAAATTCTATTTTTTAAGCGAATAAATTTTAATACCGTCGATAGATTTTTTAATCGATTATTTAAAATAAAAGTCCCTTTATCGGTATTGATATGGTTGATGCGATGGCCATTGAATGAAGGTTCTACTGTTTTACCTGATTTAATATCAATAAAATCATTCCTCAAATGCAGCTCGTTGGTTACCATATTCGACAGCATTGGTGTATAATACAAGCAATCTTGAAAGTAATAATGTGTTACCTGCGAGTAGCGAGTACTACTGAGGTTTTCGACCTTCGATCCACCATGAATAATATTTGACGACCAAATAAGGGCATCTCCTTTTTTGGCATAAAAATGCTTTTTCTCAAAATCCGAAACATTCATGATACTTTCTATAAAGCTCTCATAATCATTGTATTCGCTATAAGAAGTATCGTTTGGCTCTTTCTTAAAATGGGCGAAATTATATTCGGGCATTTTATGCGATTTGGCATAGTAAAATACTGCCCCATTTTCGGGCGTAATATCTTCTAAAGCTACCCACACACCACACATAAAACGGGCAGGAATAGAGCTAAAGTGAATGGTGTCGGAGTGGGCACGTTGTTGTGTTCCTACCTTAAAATTCAAGGTCTGAAAAGGAATCGGTTCTCTGTCGTATAGCATTTCTAAAGTAGCCAATACTTTAGGATGGCTTGCTACCTGCTTCACACTTTCCGAATACATCCACAAGTCCTGAATTCTAACTTTATCACGATGGGTACTTACAGGAAAATCAAAATTAAAGCCTTTGTTGTCCATTTCGGCTTTGACATCGTCTATCAGCGACTCTGCAAACAAATTTGGAATAACAACAAAGCCATTGGTATGATATTCTAAGGCTATTTTTTGGTCTGCTTCGCTAAGGTTTTTGGTTTTGAGAATTTCATTGAAAAAAGGCGACTCAACCCAAGGTAAGTTCATTTGATGCATAAAGCTATATAGGTTTGATGGAATAAATACTAAAAATTAACCTCTTACAAATATACACAACTAATTGAGGGAATTGGTATTGTATCAATCGAGAAAATATTATAGGGAAATCCCAAAATCTATTTTGTTGGCTAATTGAAAAGAGGTAACCGCTGTATTCTAAAACCTATTTATCTTTACAAAAAAATCCAAAAGCTATGTCTGAATTAATAGAGAAATTTTTACAACAACGAGAGTCTTCAAATTTAGAATTTAAAAGTAAAATAGATAATCCTTTCAAAATTGCTCGTACTTTAGCTGCTTTTGCCAATACCTCAGGAGGAACTTTGTTGATTGGAATCAATGACGACAGAACCGTAAAAGGCTGTACTGAATTGGATGAAATGTTGAAAATAGAGCAGGCCGCCGAGCACCTTATTGTTCCTCCTATTGCTATTAGGTATCGGTCTGAAATGTGGGAAGGCAAGCGTAAAGTATTAATAATAGAAGTAGACGAAAGTATTGACAAACCTCACGAAGCGATTGATGAAAAAGGAAATCGTACCGTTTATGTGCGTGCCAACGACCAAACTACACCTGTAGGAAAGGAAATGTCTCAGATTTTGGATAAGGCCGACAAAGCCGTAGAAAAAGAGATACTCGAACAGCCCAATGTCAAGTACTTAATTATGTATTTGAAGAAAAACAAAAGAATTGCGGCTCGTGAATATGCCAAATTGGTGAATATTTCGGAATATAGGGCCAAAAAGCTCTTAGAAACGCTCACTTACGAAGGTGTTTTGCTAATGCTTACCAAACAACGCCCTCCACAGTTTGTATTGAAATAACGCTAGGTTTAATGAATAATCAGTTTAGTATTAACGATAATTTCTTCGGGGGCTAGTTGAATATCGTTGGGCGTGTTAATAATTTTTAGTAATAAATTGGCTGCTTGCTCGCCCATCGAATAGGCAAATTGCTCGACAGATGCCAGCGGAGGGTTGTCTAAATAGGCTGTAATAGGCAAATTGGCAAAACTCACAAAAACAATATCTTTATTAGGCACAAGTCCTTTATGTTTGCAGGCTTGCATAGCATACAAAGCAACGTAATCATTAAAACAGAATACTGCTTCTGGAGGTTTGGGGCTATTGATTAGCTCCAACATCTTTTTGGTGGTATCCTCCTTACTCAAATCCGATGATTTGATATAATACTGATAAATAGGAAGCCCAAACTGCTTCATGGCATGCCAATACCCCATAAGGCGTTCGTCAGATATTTCTAAACTGGCGGGGCCATTCAAAATAGCTACTCTTTTAAGTCCTTTTTGAGCCAAAAAATTAATTACCTCAAAAGCAGCATCGGCAATATTGCCACGCACTTTATTGACGGGAACATCTTTGGGAACACGGTCGAAAAAAACAACAGGAATACCATAGTTTTCTAACTCTCTGAACTGATAATACTGGGTGGTTTCGGCCGAAATAGAGGCAATTACGCCATCGACCCGGCTACTGATAAACGACTTGATTGCACGAGTTTCACGCTCTAGTTTATCGCGCGATTGGCTGATAACCACATTATAGTTTTGCTCTGAGATAACGTCTTCAATACCTGTAATAGCCTGCGAAAAAAATTCTTCTTTGAGGTGTGGCAATACTACGCCTATTGTAGAGGTTTTATTTTTTTTCAATAAAATAGCAGCAGGATTGGGTACATAATTAAGTTTTTTAGCAACCTCAAAAACCCTTTCTTTAGTACGCAAGCCAATACGAGGGTGGTTTTGTAAAGCTCTCGAAACCGTTGAAATAGAAATACCTAATTCTTGAGCAATTTGTTTGATGGTAACCTGTGTTTTTTGCATACTGTATTTTATTTTCTTTCGCCTCAGACATATATAAGGCCTAAATTACAAACAATTATGTTGAATCCGTTGGGCTTGATTCAAAAAAACATTCATCTTGTGCAAATGTTTGATTATAGGACAAACCCGCATTTATTGGATTTTTGCCAATATTTTCCTGATTTAGAAAACACTGAGGTTTTCTAAATTTCTCAAAAATATCGTCCTTTGAGTAAAAATAATCTCCTTCAAGAATGTACCCTAATTCTATTATTCAAAAATTCACAAGTGTTTTTTTTGCCCAACCAACGTTGGTATTGCGTGCCCCAGGCCGTATAAATCTGATTGGCGAACATACCGATTATAACGACGGTTATGTGTTGCCTGCAAGTATCGACAAGGCTATTTATTTTGCTATTGCCCCACGCCCCGACCGTATTTGTCATCTTGTAGCCTATGATCTAGATAGCGAAATAAAGGTTTCTCTCGATAATTTTACCCAATCTGATATTGCTTGGAGTAACTACCTGATGGGGGTAGTTGACGAACTTCAAAAGGCTGGGTATTCTTTCCAAGGTTTTAATGTAGTTTTTGGTGG
The DNA window shown above is from Flectobacillus major DSM 103 and carries:
- a CDS encoding two-component regulator propeller domain-containing protein; this translates as MKFRSLLILLLGCCLNFITTGQLRFNRIGTQQGLSQSTAFNIFQDSKGFLWFATSDGLNKYDGYSFTVYRHTFDDPNSISSSNISCITEDYEGNLWIGTINGGVNKLDVASGKFIRYKVAKYKSNISDRSISGIIATRDHKIWAATYGYGLLCFDIAKNTVSWRLTESKPLTTNDITKLYYDKKGNIWLGGHYGVMTVINPAGKAQTYRLENELPPQKNQINCLFEDLNGDLLVGTRGNGLYKFDLKTKQFTRLLYNPSVTDKENIITSMVRDRQGILWIGTDSGAILVTKADYQNTTHLQSNPDSDTGLSSFSIISLFVDKDDNVWIGTWEGGLNVHYRRHSKFALYRHKSNSPQSLLSNKVTSISCESNDKIWIGSNNGLTLLDRTNNQFSHFINNPESAKIQNNNDIVFLQHDRDGDMYVGVWGVGLRMLRKGSSSFENYTYSGGKYGANISAISLSAVPNKVWLGTQGEGVVIFDKVSRTFTPIPELNTVGRLYGIHVNSLMEDASGMLWVGSYNNGVFTYNPRNHQVRHFLQTDVEGSLRGSSAFRIFQDSRRRIWIGTNGGGLNLFDPKRQNFKILTVKDGLPNNAVKGIMEDSHQNLWLATNEGLAVFDTRKWKFKNFAESDGLQGKEFLINAYTKNQRGEMFFGGTGGLNVFHPDSLKGSNEVPQVYITGLKLFNKPVEIGEDSPLKQSISVTKEITFKARENVFSIDYVALDFQQLKNNQYAYILEGFDKDWNNVGKQRTASYTNLNPGEYTFKVKATNNDGVWNENPATIKIIVLPPWYRSWWAFLIYGLMILAGLVALRRMIEIRERFKSDLRLKEREKEQIRELDRLKTNFFTNISHEFRTPLTLIISPLERFFAENPDLPEKQKGQFKLIHRNAKQLLKLINQLLDLSKLEAGKFTPEISQNDIVEFLEKITFSFKSLAEQKQIDLKFNAPLHQLMAYYDADIVEKVVTNLLSNAFKYTPEKGKIEVELLPELGEDKTVERIKIIVKDSGKGILPMHINNIFNRFYQIHENSQPQVVGTGVGLALCKELTTLHRGEISVASVYGEGCTFTVMLPVASRAFERNWIKETQKEIGIESPTLITKTLQKTKVNPDSEKPIVLIAEDNEELREYIKEIFVENFQVIEAENGKLAWEKAQEFIPDLIISDWMMPQMTGVEFCGMVKENEKTSHIPVIILTSKSNNESKITGWEIGADDYITKPFNANLLEVRVKNLLEIRRKLRERFSQEVEIQPKEITLNSADEHFLEKAIRIVEENIDNSAFDIQQLELELKMSNMQLYRKLKSLTNLSGNEFIRNIRLKRAVQLLETDTYTVAEIAYKVGFNDPSYFTRIFKKEYGKSPSEMRDKVKEA
- a CDS encoding zinc dependent phospholipase C family protein — protein: MKKLPLLVGFGIMALFLCSWGFLAHRTIHQISIYSLPKKLQGFFATNVDYIVYNSVRPDVRRKDDPKEETKHFIDIDAPLFGEDAINTMPQKWEDAVKKYSEDTLRKYGTVPWEVLLLKEKLTNAFRNKQKDSILFYAADLGHYISDAHVPLHTSINYDGQLSNQRGLHSLWESTIPELHLNDYNLYQKHKAKYLKNPQEEIWKVLRQSNIMLKQVFEEEINASVGFSEDKKFKRSERFGQMRKNYSPEFAKAYSLRLGNTVNERLLASSRCVADFWYTSWVDAGCPDLSTISPVSEETTNKMKLEQKAWKANQLLSKGWLQSRKATPEN
- a CDS encoding GNAT family N-acetyltransferase is translated as MQLRYIQYSPEELQEVKDIFLEYAQNLNVDLCFQRFEQELETLSKIYAPPQGCIILAYHGQEVAGCIALKPIAEGVCEMKRLYVKNAFRGHSLGRKLAQEAISFAKQNGYQTMKLDTLTTLHEAIGLYKSLGFQETPPYTFNPLDNVLYFELNLAL
- a CDS encoding metallophosphoesterase family protein, which gives rise to MQKILILSDTHSFLDKRLEPHLDWCDQIWHGGDWGSVAVSDTLVALKPVQGVYGNIDDATLRQIYPKINHFTCEEVHIGMTHIAGAPSKYKPDALECFTERIPDIFVCGHSHILQVKRDLKKGNMLFINPGAAGQHGFHEVQTAIRLKIEGKRIFDLAVIEMPRSSKH
- a CDS encoding co-chaperone GroES yields the protein MITTLAGAETLNKVVMLGDKVLIRPQEGNNTTRSGLFLPPTVQEKEEIQKGYIIKVGPGFPIPAVQEDEPWKDAENVRYIPLQVKEGDQALFLKRNSLEVEIDHEKYLIVSQSAIVMIVREDW